In Neoarius graeffei isolate fNeoGra1 chromosome 9, fNeoGra1.pri, whole genome shotgun sequence, one genomic interval encodes:
- the LOC132891620 gene encoding zinc-binding protein A33-like produces the protein MASKFSEEDFSCPVCFDIFKDPVLLQCSHSVCKVCLEQCWKNKGSRECPVCRKRSSLSHLPINFALRSLCETFLRERSQRSSPVTETICSLHSELFNLFCLDDKEPLCVVCQTSRKHTDHKFCSIDEAVTDCKEELQTALKPLQEKLKIFQDCKLNWSQTAEHIKNQAQHTECQIKEEFEKLHQFLRDEEAVRITALREEEEQKSQMMKEKIEKLSGDISSLSDTIRTIEEEMGAEDVSFLQNYKATVKRAQCTLQHPEELSGALIHVAKHLANLKFRVWEKMQDAVQYMPITLDPNTAHHFLIASDDLTSVRVSEEEQKLPDNPERLDACLCILGSEGFNSGTHWWDVEVGDCAAWSLGVMTESAQRKGEINSRSGLWYMWYYDGKYGGGYTPKPHSLFSLEKKLQRIRVQLDWDGGRLSFSDPLTGTHIHTFTHKFTDKLLPYLAIGSEASLKVLPVQRDGNVNHIRCT, from the exons ATGGCTTCTAAGTTTTCAGAGGAGGATTTCTCCTGTCCTGTGTGCTTTGACATCTTCAAGGATCCAGTTCTCCTACAGTGTAGTcacagtgtgtgtaaagtgtgtttgGAGCAATGCTGGAAGAACAAAGGATCCAGAGAATGTCCTGTTTGTAGGAAAAGATCATCCCTTAGTCATCTACCCATAAACTTTGCTTTAAGAAGCCTGTGTGAGACTTTCTTACGAGAGAGAAGTCAGAGATCTTCACCAGTGACTGAAACAATCTGCAGTCTGCATAGTGAGTTGTTCAACCTATTCTGTCTGGATGATAAAGAGCCGTTGTGTGTGGTGTGTCAAACTTCAAGAAAACACACTGACCACAAATTCTGCTCCATTGACGAGGCAGTAACTGACTGTAAG gaGGAGCTGCAAACTGCACTGAAGCCCCTACAGGAGAAACTGAAGATCTTTCAAGACTGTAAACTGAACTGGAGTCAGACTGCAGAACATATAAAG AATCAGGCCCAACACACAGAGTGTCAGATTAAGGAGGAGTTTGAGAAGCTTCACCAGTTTCTACGAGATGAAGAGGCAGTCAGGATCACTGCACTGAGAGAGGAAGAGGAGCAGAAGAGTCAGATGATGAAGGAGAAGATTGAGAAGCTGAGCGGAGACATATCATCTCTTTCAGACACAATCAGAACCATAGAAGAGGAGATGGGAGCCGAAGACGTCTCATTCTTACAA AACTACAAGGCCACAGTGAAAAG AGCCCAGTGCACACTGCAGCATCCAGAGGAGCTTTCAGGAGCACTGATCCATGTGGCAAAACATCTGGCCAACCTGAAGTTCAGAGTCTGGGAGAAGATGCAGGACGCTGTtcaataca tGCCTATAACACTGGACCCAAACACTGCCCATCATTTCCTCATTGCATCTGATGATCTGACCAGTGTGAGAGTCAGTGAAGAGGAACAGAAGCTGCCAGACAATCCAGAGAGACTAGATGCTTGCTTATGCATCCTGGGCTCTGAGGGCTTTAACTCAGGGACACACTGGTGGGATGTTGAAGTTGGAGATTGTGCAGCCTGGTCACTGGGTGTGATGACAGAGTCTGCTCAGAGGAAGGGAGAGATAAACTCCAGAAGTGGACTCTGGTATATGTGGTATTATGATGGCAAATATGGAGGAGGTTATACACCAAAGCCACACAGTCTCTTCTCATTAGAAAAGAAGCTTCAGAGGATCAGAGTGCAACTGGACTGGGATGGAGGAAGACTGTCATTCTCTGACCCTCTTACgggcacacatatacacactttcacacacaaaTTTACTGACAAATTACTGCCGTATTTAGCTATTGGTTCTGAAGCATCTCTGAAGGTCCTCCCCGTTCAGCGCGATGGAAATGTAAATCACATAAGGTGTACATAA